A stretch of Campylobacter gracilis DNA encodes these proteins:
- the rplI gene encoding 50S ribosomal protein L9: MKVLLIKDVKGLGKAGEVKEVKDGYGNNFLIGKGYAKAATTEVLRKFEADKKKQAELEKYEVASLQKLAEELAKIRVKIVKQTGESGALFGSVTKDEIATALKEQKGIEIDKKILETEAIKTTGIYDVNVKLKHGISAKFEIEVASV, encoded by the coding sequence ATGAAAGTACTACTAATCAAAGACGTTAAAGGGCTCGGAAAGGCGGGCGAGGTAAAGGAGGTCAAGGACGGCTACGGCAATAACTTCCTAATTGGCAAAGGCTACGCCAAAGCCGCTACGACTGAGGTTTTGCGTAAATTTGAAGCGGATAAGAAAAAGCAAGCCGAGCTAGAAAAATACGAGGTCGCAAGCTTGCAAAAACTAGCCGAGGAGCTAGCTAAGATCCGCGTAAAGATCGTAAAGCAGACGGGCGAGAGTGGCGCGCTTTTTGGCTCGGTGACCAAAGATGAGATCGCAACCGCGCTAAAAGAGCAAAAAGGGATCGAAATCGATAAGAAAATTTTAGAGACCGAGGCTATCAAAACGACCGGGATTTACGACGTAAATGTCAAGCTAAAGCATGGCATAAGCGCTAAATTTGAGATAGAGGTGGCTAGTGTTTGA
- the hslU gene encoding HslU--HslV peptidase ATPase subunit, with protein MMTPKQIVEKLDEYIIGQNSAKRTIAVALRNRYRRMALEDEMKNEVMPKNILMIGSTGVGKTEIARRLSKMFGLPFIKVEASKYTEVGFVGRDVESMVRDLAAASVNLVRGEEFEKNKDKIDDYIKRKILEKVLPPLPRGASEEKIADYEKSYEKMAAKLERGDLDDLSIEIEVSENALESNPNLPPEMANMQESFIKVIGISTRKSKKEMKVKDAKVALKSEASEKVLDMESIKAEAVRRAQNEGIIFIDEIDKVAVSSGNSGRQDPSKEGVQRDLLPIVEGSSVSTKFGNIDTDHILFIAAGAFHISKPSDLIPELQGRFPLRVELDSLDEAALCEILTKPKNSLLKQYSALLKTEGVELEFSEDGVKAIAKFAASTNEKVEDIGARRLHTIMEKVLEDISFEADKFKGQKIVVDEKLVSEKLAGIASDEDLAKYIL; from the coding sequence ATGATGACGCCAAAGCAGATCGTAGAGAAACTAGACGAATATATAATCGGACAAAATAGCGCCAAACGCACGATAGCGGTGGCTTTGCGAAATCGCTACCGCAGAATGGCGCTCGAAGATGAGATGAAAAACGAGGTGATGCCCAAAAACATCCTGATGATCGGCTCTACCGGCGTGGGCAAGACCGAGATCGCGCGCAGACTTTCGAAGATGTTTGGACTTCCTTTTATTAAGGTCGAGGCGAGCAAATATACTGAAGTAGGCTTTGTGGGGCGCGACGTGGAGAGCATGGTGCGCGATCTGGCCGCTGCGTCGGTAAATTTAGTGCGCGGCGAGGAATTTGAAAAGAACAAAGACAAGATCGATGATTACATCAAGCGTAAAATTTTAGAAAAAGTCCTTCCGCCGCTTCCGCGCGGAGCGAGCGAGGAGAAGATCGCAGATTACGAAAAAAGCTACGAAAAGATGGCAGCTAAGCTCGAGCGCGGCGATCTGGACGATCTTAGCATCGAGATCGAAGTAAGCGAAAACGCGCTTGAGTCAAATCCAAATTTGCCGCCCGAGATGGCGAATATGCAGGAAAGCTTCATCAAAGTAATCGGAATTTCGACGCGCAAAAGCAAAAAAGAGATGAAGGTCAAAGACGCCAAGGTTGCCCTCAAAAGCGAGGCTAGCGAGAAGGTCCTCGATATGGAGAGCATCAAAGCCGAAGCCGTTAGGCGCGCGCAAAACGAGGGCATCATCTTTATCGATGAGATCGATAAGGTGGCGGTTTCAAGTGGCAATAGCGGCAGGCAGGATCCGAGCAAAGAGGGCGTGCAGCGCGATCTGCTTCCGATCGTGGAGGGCAGCAGCGTAAGCACGAAATTCGGCAATATCGATACCGATCACATCCTTTTTATCGCCGCGGGCGCCTTTCATATCAGCAAGCCGAGCGATCTCATACCCGAGCTTCAGGGACGTTTTCCGCTTCGCGTCGAGCTTGACAGCTTAGACGAGGCGGCGCTGTGTGAAATTTTAACCAAGCCGAAAAATTCGCTTCTTAAGCAGTACTCGGCGCTTTTAAAGACCGAGGGTGTGGAGCTGGAGTTTAGCGAGGACGGAGTCAAGGCGATCGCGAAATTTGCGGCAAGCACGAACGAAAAAGTCGAAGACATCGGCGCTAGAAGGCTGCATACGATAATGGAAAAGGTGCTTGAGGATATCAGCTTCGAAGCGGATAAGTTTAAAGGGCAAAAGATCGTCGTGGATGAAAAGCTCGTAAGCGAAAAGCTCGCAGGCATCGCAAGCGACGAGGATCTGGCGAAATACATTTTATAA
- a CDS encoding argininosuccinate synthase, with protein sequence MAKKDVKKVVLAYSGGLDTSIILKWLGDTYGCDVVTFTADIGQNEDLEPIKNKALKLGIKKENIFVEDLREEFVRDYVFPMFRANAVYEGEYLLGTSIARPLIAKKLVEIAKKTGADAISHGATGKGNDQVRFELGAYALNPDIKVIAPWRLWDLNSREKLLAYAKKNGIDIASKPGKSPYSMDANILHISYEGLVLEDPAHAPEEDMWRWTVSPKNAPDKSEIIEIEYKHGDPVKLNGKALKPHEMLAALNELGAKNGIGRLDLVENRYVGMKSRGCYETPGGTIMLKAHRAIESITLDRGAAHLKDDLMPRYAELIYNGFWFSPERLLLQELINKSQEHVNGKVKLELYKGNVTVLGRESKSDSLFNTDFVTFEEDKVFNQKDGDGFIKLSALRFIIAGKNGRKL encoded by the coding sequence ATGGCAAAAAAAGATGTAAAAAAGGTCGTTTTGGCGTATTCCGGAGGACTAGATACTAGCATTATTTTAAAGTGGCTCGGCGATACTTACGGCTGCGATGTGGTGACTTTCACCGCAGATATCGGTCAGAACGAGGATTTGGAGCCAATCAAAAACAAAGCTTTGAAACTAGGCATCAAAAAGGAAAATATCTTCGTAGAGGATCTGCGCGAGGAATTTGTGCGCGATTACGTATTTCCGATGTTTCGCGCAAATGCCGTCTATGAGGGCGAATATCTTTTAGGCACATCGATTGCGCGCCCGTTGATCGCTAAAAAGCTGGTTGAGATTGCGAAAAAAACCGGTGCGGACGCCATAAGCCACGGCGCGACCGGCAAGGGCAATGACCAAGTTCGCTTCGAGCTTGGCGCATACGCGCTAAATCCCGATATTAAGGTGATTGCGCCGTGGAGGCTGTGGGATCTGAACTCTCGCGAGAAGCTACTTGCCTACGCTAAGAAAAACGGCATCGACATCGCTTCAAAGCCCGGCAAGTCGCCGTATTCGATGGATGCGAATATCCTTCATATCTCCTACGAGGGCTTGGTGCTGGAAGATCCCGCCCATGCGCCCGAAGAGGATATGTGGCGATGGACCGTAAGCCCTAAAAATGCGCCAGATAAGAGCGAGATCATCGAGATTGAATACAAGCATGGTGATCCCGTAAAACTAAACGGCAAGGCGCTTAAGCCGCACGAAATGCTGGCAGCGCTTAACGAGCTCGGCGCTAAAAACGGCATCGGCAGGCTTGATCTTGTTGAAAACCGCTACGTCGGCATGAAGAGCCGCGGCTGCTACGAAACTCCGGGTGGCACGATCATGCTAAAGGCTCACCGCGCGATCGAGAGCATCACGCTAGATCGCGGCGCGGCGCATCTAAAAGACGATCTAATGCCGCGCTACGCCGAGCTTATCTACAACGGCTTTTGGTTCAGCCCTGAGCGCTTGCTGCTTCAAGAGCTGATAAACAAATCCCAAGAGCATGTAAACGGCAAGGTTAAGCTAGAGCTTTATAAGGGCAACGTGACTGTGCTGGGCAGGGAAAGCAAGAGCGATAGCTTGTTTAATACCGATTTTGTGACGTTTGAAGAGGACAAGGTTTTCAATCAAAAAGACGGCGACGGATTTATCAAGCTAAGCGCGCTAAGATTTATCATCGCAGGCAAGAACGGACGCAAGCTTTAG
- the hslV gene encoding ATP-dependent protease subunit HslV: protein MFEATTILAYKGAKGSVIGGDGQVTFGNTVLKGNATKIRKIGKEGNVLAGFAGSTADAFNLFDMFEKCLDGAKGDLLRAVIEFSKQWRKDKYLRKLEAMMLVLDRKNIFLLSGTGDVVEPDDGKIAAIGSGGNYALSAARALDKFASLDEEELVKQSLKIAGEICIYTNENIKTYAIWDEKR, encoded by the coding sequence GTGTTTGAAGCGACTACCATTTTAGCCTACAAAGGCGCGAAGGGCTCTGTCATCGGTGGCGACGGGCAGGTTACGTTCGGAAACACCGTCTTGAAGGGTAATGCGACTAAAATTCGAAAGATCGGCAAAGAGGGTAACGTCTTGGCGGGCTTTGCGGGCAGCACCGCCGATGCGTTTAATCTTTTTGATATGTTTGAAAAGTGCTTAGATGGCGCAAAGGGCGATCTTTTAAGGGCTGTGATAGAATTTAGCAAGCAGTGGCGCAAGGATAAGTATTTGCGAAAGCTCGAAGCGATGATGCTGGTGCTGGATCGCAAAAATATCTTTCTGCTTAGCGGCACGGGTGATGTGGTAGAGCCGGACGACGGCAAGATCGCAGCGATCGGAAGCGGCGGAAATTATGCTCTTAGCGCGGCGCGAGCTTTGGATAAATTTGCAAGCTTAGACGAAGAGGAGCTCGTAAAGCAAAGCCTTAAAATCGCGGGCGAGATTTGCATTTACACGAATGAGAACATCAAAACATACGCAATTTGGGACGAAAAGAGATGA
- a CDS encoding RNA-binding S4 domain-containing protein produces the protein MRIDKFLNAVNITKRRAISEDMCKSGVVAVNGAAVKPAKELKIGDVITISFLDRKQSFKVLAFPSAKNTPKSEQAKYVQEL, from the coding sequence ATGAGAATCGATAAATTTTTAAACGCAGTAAATATCACCAAGCGCCGCGCCATCAGCGAAGATATGTGCAAAAGCGGCGTCGTAGCCGTAAACGGCGCGGCAGTAAAGCCCGCCAAAGAGCTTAAAATCGGCGACGTTATCACTATAAGTTTTTTGGATAGAAAACAAAGCTTTAAAGTCCTAGCCTTTCCTAGCGCAAAAAATACGCCCAAAAGCGAGCAGGCAAAGTATGTCCAAGAGCTTTGA
- the era gene encoding GTPase Era, which produces MKSGFVTLIGRTNAGKSSLLNYLCGEKISLVSHKINATRRKINGIAMNGTDQVIFTDTPGLHESAKLMNKLMVEVALGAIEGCDLVLFLAPVHDDTAEYEKFLNLNAGIKHIVILTKIDEVNDEKIVQKLLQYQKFTDKFEAIIPVSIKKKVYKKQVLDEICKILPEHEYFYDPEILSATNEREIYRDFILEAIFESMSDEIPYCSDVVMEKVVEKPGLTSVYARIITDSNSHKEMLIGKNGEAIKRIGIRAKKLISNFSKVKIYLKLTVFVKKSWKNDEFMVKTDFIY; this is translated from the coding sequence ATGAAAAGCGGATTTGTAACGCTCATCGGGCGGACGAATGCGGGCAAGAGCTCGCTGTTAAACTATCTCTGCGGCGAGAAAATTTCGCTCGTCTCGCACAAAATCAACGCCACGCGCCGTAAGATTAACGGCATCGCGATGAACGGCACAGATCAGGTGATTTTCACGGACACGCCGGGGCTGCACGAAAGCGCCAAGCTGATGAATAAGCTGATGGTCGAAGTAGCGCTCGGAGCTATTGAGGGTTGCGATTTGGTGCTGTTTTTGGCGCCGGTACACGATGATACCGCGGAATACGAAAAATTTTTAAATTTAAACGCAGGCATCAAACACATCGTGATTTTAACTAAAATTGACGAAGTAAATGACGAAAAGATCGTGCAAAAGCTGCTGCAATATCAAAAATTTACCGATAAATTCGAAGCGATAATCCCCGTTAGCATCAAAAAAAAGGTCTATAAAAAGCAGGTTTTGGACGAAATTTGTAAAATTTTGCCCGAGCACGAGTATTTTTACGACCCCGAAATTTTAAGCGCGACCAACGAACGCGAAATTTATCGCGACTTCATACTTGAGGCGATCTTTGAGAGTATGAGTGACGAGATCCCGTATTGCAGCGACGTCGTGATGGAAAAAGTAGTCGAAAAACCGGGTCTAACCTCGGTGTATGCGCGGATCATAACGGACAGCAATTCACACAAAGAGATGTTGATCGGCAAAAACGGCGAGGCGATCAAACGGATCGGAATTCGAGCCAAAAAGTTAATTTCAAATTTTTCTAAGGTCAAAATTTACTTAAAATTAACAGTTTTTGTAAAAAAAAGCTGGAAAAATGACGAATTTATGGTGAAAACCGATTTTATCTATTGA
- the tsaE gene encoding tRNA (adenosine(37)-N6)-threonylcarbamoyltransferase complex ATPase subunit type 1 TsaE — protein sequence MSKSFELICGEDEISRLVQALPKSGIILLIGDLASGKTTLARAIVRAHGLDEHVSSPTFSIMQNYGQIYHYDIYNGGCEGILKNGLFENLFEEGLHLIEWADENLINLLKKYELDFCVVRITPHAQGRKYEVSYA from the coding sequence ATGTCCAAGAGCTTTGAACTCATCTGCGGCGAGGATGAAATTTCACGCCTCGTGCAGGCTCTGCCAAAAAGCGGCATAATATTGCTAATCGGCGATCTTGCCAGCGGCAAAACGACTCTTGCGCGCGCGATCGTGCGGGCGCACGGGTTAGACGAGCACGTGAGCTCACCTACGTTTTCGATCATGCAAAATTATGGCCAAATTTATCATTACGACATCTATAACGGCGGCTGTGAGGGGATTTTAAAAAACGGACTATTTGAAAATTTATTTGAAGAGGGGCTTCATCTGATCGAATGGGCGGATGAAAATTTGATAAATTTACTTAAAAAATATGAGCTTGATTTTTGCGTAGTGAGGATCACGCCGCACGCGCAAGGGCGAAAATACGAGGTAAGCTATGCATAA